Within Wyeomyia smithii strain HCP4-BCI-WySm-NY-G18 chromosome 2, ASM2978416v1, whole genome shotgun sequence, the genomic segment tatatatatatatatatatatatatatatatatatatatatatatatatatatatatatatatatatataaataaatatatatatatatatatatatttatatatatatatatatatatatatatatatatatatatatatatatatatatatatatatatatatatatatatatatatatatatatatatatatatatatatatatatataatatatatatatatatatatatatatatatatatatatatatatatatatatatatatatatatatatatatatagttaaACGTTATATATAGTAACGTTATATATAGTTATATATAGTAAATATAGTTAAACGtttccggcgatgctcgggatcaaaagtttgaaaattaggaatcatgttttataattcattgcattattagcacaactcacttcaaaaatattttacatcttacacgtccatcatcactttaagtactttaacattctgagaatgcacagaacggaaatgcccatattggattgcattttgtgatttggggatgatttacagaaactggaagtcgccatttcgaatttcaaaatgacgtatggagtttggaagtttcggaagtattgaaatggttgaccaaataccaccttagGTTATTTTACTGAAAgcagaagtcgttattttggaaaatgttatgtggggtcatcccagttccgaatataccacactcgggtgataaccggatatccgtcaatcgttcacagtaaaatcttttttttatgtaacttttagaagaaagaaatcaaagcaagaagaatttagcgtgaccattcatgcttagttctcctctataatcatatctaaagagataacatgtgaatttttgtaacgaaaatgttcgttggtgtccaaggaatacgtctgagaagaagttaacgttttaattaacataactacgtagaaattaaaaaaaaattaaaccaatgaaatgcgacctttcctccagccaaatgtcccaagatctaattttggtaaaaatgtaaaagtatttcgaatcctgtaatgtgttactattcacaaaactacgaaaatatcagaaatgtaatatttttctgctcgactcacaccaaattaaaactaaaattcttctgcaagaaaatatttgcagatgttgaatgaacaacgaacatttcattgaaaaaaaaaaatcacaggcgaattgagctcatgctcaaaaagtcaaaatttcgcatgtattatatgtatcttcttcttctactatataaaaatggaattccgtaacgcttgatcttattaatattattccctcagtctctgaggtgtacagtaatcatcatcattttgaatcgttcttaattaaaaataataagcggtgacatgcaggttttttaacatgaaatgttcaggaaagacatttgagaaaaaataataggtatctaattactaaaacttgagatattattcacaaaactacgtaaaacatgcaaaattatgactttctgtgctaaatttgcctctaaatcaaaattcaaagcgatgacatatgattcttttttcactaatatgtttgttaatgttcaggaaagacatttgaggaaaaataatcagtatctgatcactaaaacttgagatattattcacaaaactacgtgaaacatgcaaaatcgtgacttttatgctgaatttgcctctaaatcaaaactcgaagctgtgatctgtgatttttactataataaaatgttcgttgtgtttgggaaagatatttgagggaaaaataataggtgtcTTTTTATTGTCATCACTTTGAATTTTGTATTGGAGacgaaataaatataaaaagtcataattttgcatgttttacgtagttttgtgaataatatctcaagttttagtgatcagatactaactatttttcctcaaatgtctttcctgaacattaacaaacatttaagttaaaaaagaatcatatatcatcgctttgaattttgatttagaggcaaattcagcacaaaaagttataatttcgcatgttttacgtagttttgtgtataatatctcaagttttagtgattagatactaattatttttcctcaaatgtctttcctgaacattaacaaacattttagttcaaaaagaatcatgtgtcatcgctttgaattttgacttAGAgacaaatttagcacaaaaagtcataattttacatgttttacgtagttttgtgaataatatctcaagttttagtaattagatacctaccaattattttttctcaaattttcatgttaaaaaaccttcatgtcaccgcttattatttttgatttagaacgattcaaaatgatgatgattactgtacacctcagagactgagggaataataccaataagatcaagcgttacggaatttcatttttatatagtggatataaatacatatatatatatatatatatatatatatatatatatatatatatatatatatatatatatatatatatatatatatatatatatatatatatatatatatatatatatatatatatatatatatatatatatatatatatatatatatatatatatatatatatatatatatatatatatatatatatatatatatatatatatatatatatacccccctagggggtctcccatacaaaaatataaaaaaataccaaaaaatcaccatttttggcactttttatgacaaaaatcagtgaaatggctattatttttccgcacaaatgaagtttctaggaaaaaaatgtttgtttttgtttttggatttttgttttctctttaaaaatttattcgatcagaacataggaaagaaactaaaaaattattgtttgaagtcttttttggtttcaacactgggcaatttcgcacggctctctaatgtcgcctccataacagcctctacattttccgatattactcgtttggaacgttagctagcagttgaacgtgttgttccgttccttgtatatgtaatggaatatgcggatcagtaaatggtgaatcatcttcatttaaatatgctatcaatgtttcatacggaatgattcgcgtgaatggtggttcaaatacgttatttttatcagtcaaatcgatcattttcgtgtaatcgaagcaatggaagtttatatctggtttttatattctctaagttccgatgggtcttcaacattgtctcgatatcgtaaaattttcttgatagcagagtcgcgcacctctttcctatcatcaaacaacattgatagcaagatattttccgaatgtgcaaaatatggattatttttaattacatgattgacaacagtgcgtaaatttggctccagaaattgtgcccaagtaatgtacttgaaaaataatacactaccgtacacgacagagctgtaatacttgatattaaaatacattggcacataaaccttaattataaattcaaccagaattcttaaatttttaggtggttttttcattgtcacatataatcgtaataatctagcggccttggtgagccagcgagaatgtacaattttccctggGTTTATGTGAGCCAGATCCACAGAAACcacgccattagaaattgcatgtgccatgtcgtataagtactgcgaatcggtggaatattcgtgctgttctgcaacaggaggcatattttccaacgcaattctctgaaagtcgctcaccacctaaaaatatataataattaaataaatttattatgatttcaccattcaaaatgttagaaaattataataaatgagtgatagcaatgacttaccggaagagcttcagaattttcaatttgcttgcttagtttcccggttgttgatgttggtccagtggtggatgatttatccaaaaccccaaacaaatgtcgaaacggaagttcgttgatgtgtagaaggcaaacaaaccaatgcaatggtctttttagcagcaattcgaatcttcgtataattccaccgtgtgtgccagtgtttgttggctcaccgtcagtgcatatgccaatcaatgcatccagagatatgtttttatcgttgaaaaattcattcaattttgttgttttgtattcagcactttcttctaccagtcttgcgtaaccaatcaatcgagaattcggttctctcaaaataacaaggtgaggttcttttaccatcctactatgatacttaccatcaattttttctctcgtataagtatcatcttttctgccgtcgaatgaaaacgctattaaactagaatcatcaaaccttttgcggagcactattcgtctgcatttctctctttctctacgaactttcgatttatccatgatgagaggttcgccatgctgatctttcatttcaaaatctttgaaaagactggttgccaatgctgacgctactctatcagacataccaaatctgtcacacatcaaggcaaagttaaaacaatcgtatctttctgtgtattgtgaacttgtgcttctattcataacatcttcatcaaccgtcatcggtacgtctacgtattttgtatcatcgggatcttcgtatgttggcattgttggcattgatgacgatgtcccttgctcttcaatttccatcagaaatgcatcaattgttagtcttctctgtttatgttgatcgtgcataaactctttgaggcgttctggaaccaaaccgcagttacattgagctgccgtcaaatcgcatttacatgctccaatataaaaaatttcgttcagagtaccggtaaacactaaaagggctctattcgtcttcttaatttcggcttggtatttgtcaaccaatctattcaatttaacagcaacatatttttttgaaattatttccataccaagtttttcccaaattccaaccaacctatctgttacgtgattagagaattgtttataagaaaactttttttgttctgtttttgcacgttcgcttaagtaaaaataatatctcaagatatccagatcggttggtaaattaatatcattcaaatcagaagacacaccaaaaacagcaacataatgcttgggtatatgactcattgggttttcgatagctgatgatgttgttgctatttcatcttgcgggttcattgtaaactaaaaaaattatattttgactttaacaattttcactttcactttcaggtttttattttaggtgttgactctttggcggacgatgtagaatgatttatgttgacgtttctactctatacgaaacctacactagttctacacagagtgaatagatagagtgacgcagagagaaattcagtcaaaacagcaacacggttttttatgtatccaccaaaatgtttttctggcagcccctttttgctcaagttccagttgacttcaacggagtgttgttattgtcagagtgaaaagatagttattgtatttaaatttaaaacaagttcgtttgataaagtttgatagagatagataaaatgaagtgcgttttgtgtaataacaaaaaacagtaaggaatgtgagtttttttcggttcccgaagaatccgattgtgaggaaacagtggatggatttttgttgcctcccagcagactatttcattgacgaaaacacccgactttgcagtgttcgtttggtttttctggtttcagactctgcgtcactctatttattcactctggttctacagtgtgcgtgggaacagtgaaaacggagcgtccgtgcgtggtagccgttgtggtagcattccagcggtgctcgcctgactggtcgaaataaaaatattgatgtaacagagtgatatacgattttatgttcaaaaggacgccaactgcgcacgccatctgcaatgagaatggctcagaaatatgtgtaattgtgtatgtatgcgctgaagactcaggaccgaatcccatgcgaagcaggagaaaacaaaaatccaaaaacaaaaacaaaacatttttttcctagaaacttcatttgtgcggaaaaataatagccatttcactgatttttgtcatataaagtgccaaaaatggtgtttttttgatattttctgatatttttgtatgggagaccccctaggggggtcccaggggggtaacactagcatgggtgggtcggccctccaaagttagtgggggtcggtcatacatttggacctgattggggcactctaaatgggtcaaaacaggattttttgaaatttgaccttttgggtacctacactttagtacaagggacataagaattcattttagaggtatggttttttgagcaaagtaacttattttgatccctagaatccgaaaatcatatgtgcccaagcgattttttgatccccTTCAAATCGAACCgtcctaatatatatatatatatatatatatatatatatatatatatatatatatatatatatatatatatatatatatatatatatatatatatatatatattatatattatacttatatatatatatatatatatatatatatatatatatatatatatatatatatatatatatatatatatatatatatgtatatatatatatatatatatatatatatatatatatatatatatatatatatatatatatatatatatatatatatatatatatatatatatatatatatatatatatatatatatatatatatatatatatatatatatatatatatatatatatatatatatatatatatatatatatatatatatatatatatatatatatatatatatatttatatatatataagttaacAGAAGAATCCCCCTCAAACCCTACGGACGCATTCTTCACTACACCAAGGGAGCATCAGTCAGCCAACATACAAAGGTTCAGGTTCCACTTTTGAATCGTCAGCAACACTTTTCCGGCCAACGATAGACATCATCGATAAACTGCTAAACAAGCAGTTTAGCAGTTAAGCCCAGCTTGTAAAAAGATAAAACGATATGTTAATTGAATGTAATGAAATGCTTACAGATAATAATAGTTTGCTCTGCTTGAGGTAACTGTTTTGTGTGTGATTaattgcgcagattttcttctGTACTAGCTACTTTACCAACAGATATGCACCCTGCTACGTAACTAGTGTGGTTAAGATATtaggtttttgttattttatgatGCAGATATTCACTCTGCACTAGCTACATATTCAACAGATATTCGCTCTGTAGCTTATTTAATTGGTTTTTATAGTTGGAATTTTAAACAGATTTACTCTCCACTAATCACATATGTCACAATGTTAATTCTGTGTTAAAACTAGTTTAaactttttcataaatttatcaCTGTTTTCAATAGATTTTcgatagagagagaaaaaaaaatataccagatgtttttttaagaaaggtttttttttttttttaaggggggatttgttagtagcttaagtatttatgataaatattagtaaataatgagtatgtgtgtccaatcacaaatggtgacttctcaacactgttagaaatttgtaattttgattgttaggatttgtttgctttcgcaattaggacttatcattcggaAAAAGCCTTCttgtcatatgcagtaggctgcaaaaaagtcttGATATATTCTattcatatttgcagaaatggaagatttctcctaatgcatcaaaaacacaattaattatttttccttataAACCAAGAgattcttttctcaaacccatccatttttttcctgtgtgggctcatcactTCGTCCAGatattagatctattgtgatactgcccaggtgttttctgtactccgcacttcatattattggcagtatcactattgaagtaaatgatagGTTTATCATTCATatacgtgcttgtgtgtaagctttacctttccgtttcaagcttactactctactataccgagcctctgtccctcctaacaatatcgcccaattataattccctggagagaactttcatacgtcaCTCACAAAATAAACCTAttctaaagtcctttggcagccaaatggcctgattccactaagattcgaacccacgaccacccgcttaccaaggcggactctgtaaccttgcggctacggagctccccaaaACCCATATATGATCAttttgttaagatgaacggtgcaatcttaaattggtcggatgaagttaaatacttagggctaacttatgataaaaaaatcttacttttaaggagcacattgagaatattcaaacaaagtgcaataaatatataaaatgtttgtatcctcttgtcaacagaaattctagactttgtctcaagaataaactgttaatttacaaacaaatatttagaccagcaatgttatatgcagtttccatctggacaagttgttgtacaaccagaaagaagatgctttAAAGGACTCAGAATctacttctgaaaatgatattgaagcgtcctcgctggtttagtACGAATGAACCACACAGGCtcactaatgtggaaacattagaaaatatgcaaACAATATAATCAATtggttccgacaaaaatcgttgcaatcctcaattataacgattagctcactttatagtcaataAGATAGAAGTAAGATTAGGTTAAGGttccattttaaattcattttttttttcttgacaagtgggtttacaatttttcttcaattatattcacttaactgcgaaagcaattACTATCTTTTaagtaaataaaatttaaaaagtacatgtaatagtgttgatatgccaccgtttgtggcagaacacacaatataaattctgaataatTATTAGTAAATCATAAATTCATTACAAAACATCCCCCTCATTAAAAGTAAGTGATTTATTATCTTATCTTGAGTTTATTATTATAAAGAAAATGTAAATCTAACCTAAGCTCATTACAAAGAcgagcagaatcatttcaaatcgcctggaaatacgcgaaaatttaatcaaccatttttgatttgaataaaactttgcacacgtatttggcgtagtaaactgaacatttttcacaggtggagagttTTTTTACACCCaggagttacattctaaaagggcgtatgcctttcggcaaaggttttattcgaagcattgtagcccagaaaccgttggttgtatagaaaaactgtctgagaatggattgtagcgaatcgaaaatgcatcattgaaaaaatatccactgtacaaaaaaaattttttttttaccaaaaaaaactaaaaataaatattaaattttaatttaaaaaaaagagttgatttttctttatttatttttaaagaaacttgacgttaatacgcaactttaaaaaaaaagtccaggatggaaaaatggaaaataatttttttacggtagataattttttttatgaaaattctaattcaaacatttttcaaaatatttgtattctgatgattttaaaagatgcagaaaatcattttgaatcaaaaagctgttggtagtaaacattctaaaggcgttggttttcgagttatttctaattgaagctcgaaaaattctaattatttaggaaaatacacgtttttcttaatatgtccatggttctccagcaaaaaccatacgttcattgaaatgcttgatcaaaaatatgcaattcattctttgacaacaaaacgattgggcgaacggttctcaagaaaagagttaaatgttctatattaggaacatatttttttatgacatagatactttcagaactagtttcaccttatattttgtATACATCATAAATAAATgcttcgtcatcttttgaaaacagcttcgtttgtatcttattatctgaaatcggaacaaaagagtaatacttttgtatggcagctattattatagattttttgaaaatattgctccattctgttactccttgttcatattcttcatatgatactcaactaaatgacatttttgatgaatttttattacttttctgattagaccaatcatacaattcttttgcgcttgtaatgggatgttcatgtttttTAGCTAagcttgcatttcctgccattcgatttaatatgccaccaattgcatcgcatgggcctttaccatgagaagtcgcaaaaaaaaggccactctgcatcgacgttatattttgttttgaacttgcaaagacttgcaaagttttttctatttttatattgttagGCAGCTCCATCAGTCATTAATATCGCTTATTCTAACTCTATtgctgttttcaaaaaactcattaatttggtaATGAACATCTGAACCGcgacagtatcatgatggagtacttccgatattatgatgaagctggttttcttaagtgttccaaattctgaatagtaaacaacgaagggatgaatggtggcttgactatcattccaataactacacgaatcacaaattgataaagacgtattaaaatgagcttgactgttcaatgtttttaatttcgcaataacgttttcgcttaatttgcgtaagcttgatgagcaccgatgaccaggaaagggtttacagcatttgggcttggtgtattccattttcactttattcatcttcacaaaatgcaaactgttacaaacacatctggagtagtgcaatcgtatttatataccagaacagatattatagtcccgtcccgaacgctcggcaataacggacgcattaagtggttgtctcgctataaaaccgatattgtgtagaaaaaatcgaaaaaggcatTGCTTACCCGGTCGCGTTGCTGAACAAAATTTCCCGTCTTGGTGCTTCATCTCGGTTCGTTAAATGGCTTGAATCATTCCTgtgtaataaaattttgcaaGTTAAGCTTGGATCAGGTGTATCGTCTGCGTTCACGAACAAGTCTGGCGTACCACAGGGTAGTAACCTaggaccgcttcttttcattatATTCTTCAATGACGTTGCTGATGCACTTGGGATTGGTTGCAGATTagtttacgccgatgatttaaaaatttacttgacgattcgcaccatcgaggattgttatcatctacaatcacttttaaatacctttgtgacgtggtgtaaactaaactcGCTAATTCTAAGTACTGCTAAATGTGAAGTGATAACCTTTCACCGCATTGAACGGCCAATACTTTTTGATTATGCTGTCGACGGAGAAGTGCTGCGCAGAGTAGATTACGTCAACGACCTTGGAGTTTTACTTGACAGAAAGCTGACCTTCGATAGTCACCGTACTGCAATTGTTTCGAAAGCAAGTCGGCAATTAGGATTCATCGCAAAAATTGGACGTGACTTCAAGGATCCCCATTGTCTGAAAGCTTTATACTGCTCACTTGTACGACCCCTACTAGAAAACGTAAGTGTGGTTTGGAGTCCGCACCAGCTTTCATGGAACCTGCGCCTCGAGCGTATACAGAGACGTTTCGTCCGATTGGCCCTGAAAGAACTACCTTGGCGTGATCCTACGAATCTGCCACCCTACCCGGATCGTTGCCGCCTGCTTGGACTAGACACTCTAGAGCACCGCCGCAAAGTACAACAGGCTGTATGCATTGCCAAGATGCTAAACGCTGAACTGGATTCCCCGAAGTTGCTGTCATTGATGAATTTCCGTGCATCTCAACGTATGCTGAGGCCCTCTTCGATGCTTTTGAACCAATTCCATCGCACGAACTAcggttattatgaacctgtTGCCTTTTGTGTGAGAACATT encodes:
- the LOC129719890 gene encoding uncharacterized protein LOC129719890, translated to MKDQHGEPLIMDKSKVRREREKCRRIVLRKRFDDSSLIAFSFDGRKDDTYTREKIDGKYHSRMVKEPHLVILREPNSRLIGYARLVEESAEYKTTKLNEFFNDKNISLDALIGICTDGEPTNTGTHGGIIRRFELLLKRPLHWFVCLLHINELPFRHLFGVLDKSSTTGPTSTTGKLSKQIENSEALPVVSDFQRIALENMPPVAEQHEYSTDSQYLYDMAHAISNGVVSVDLAHINPGKIQTYSRHRSSYGTPVGTLCDYTY